TTAAATTTTCTATTGTAACATTTAAAGATGCCACAGGTGTTTTTGTTTCACTTTCTGATCCAATAGCTACAGATTCATCTACAGTAACTTTTGAATGTCTTCCTATTGCTATAGAGTCTGATTTTAAGGCTTCTGAACTTTGTCCTATTGCTATAGATTTTCCACCTTTTGCTTTTGCGTATAATCCTAAAGATATATCATTAGTATTTTCTGATACTGCATAAGCTCCTATAGATATTGAATGTTTTCCTTTTGCTTCACTATTATATCCAAATGCTATAGAATTTTCATCTGAAGATTTACTTTCTTTACCTATAGAAATAGCATTTTTAACCGCTTTTGCATTATCTCCTAAAGCTATTGCTCCATCATCTTTTGCCTCAGTATTTGTTCCAATAGCTATACTATGTTCTTTTGAACTTTTTGAACTTTTACCTATAGCAATACCATTTATTGCATCTTCTTCCACTTTTGAACTAACTCCTATTGCAATAGAACCAGATGCTTTAGACATAGCATTTCCACCTATAGCTATAGCATTCATTGCTGCTGCTTCTGACCATAAACCAATAGCTATACCGTAATCTTTTGTTGCCTTTGAATATGATCCTAATGCAATCGTTCTTTCTGCTGTTGTAACAGCTTGATGTCCTATTGATAAAGCATCTAATTTTTCTGATCTACTTTCTTTTCCTATAGCTATTGCATGTGCTCCTTCTGATTTAGAATTCGTTCCCACAGCTATACTACTTTCTCCATTTGTCATAGCAGATGTTCCAAATGTTATAGAATTACTTTTAAAACTTTGAGAACTTTGACCAATAGAAATAGAACCATCCTCTTTTGACTTAGCTTTTCTTCCTATTGCTATAGCTGAGTTTTTTTCTGCAACACTTTCAGATCCTATAGATAATGAATCTGTTCCTTTTGATTCTGCATATCTACCAAGTGATATTGAATAATTATTTGAAGTCTTAGCACCATATCCTATAGAAATAGAGGCTTCTCCTTCAGAATTAGCATGCATTCCTACTGCTATTGTATGCTTTTTTAAACTCTTAGAATTATATCCTATTGCAATAGATGCCTCTTCTTTTGCATTAGCTTTCATTCCAGCTGTTATAGAATATTTTCCTTCTGCTCCAGCTGCCTCTCCAATTTTACCTAAATTACTACTTTTATCTCCACCATTGTGAGTGCCTGTATTAACATGAAAATATGTTTTTTTATCATCTTCTAGTTTTGTTGCCAAAGCTTTTAATTGAGCCACATTTACTGCATCTGTATCTTCTTTTCCTGCTGCTAGTCCCGTTATTTGTCTTGTAACTGTACTTCCATTACCTATTGCTAATGCTGCATGAGTTGATTGCCATGCATTTCCCGAAAGGGTTTTATCAGCACTTGGTACATATCCCATTACTCCTTTATCTACAGTTGTCTTTGATTCACTTCCTAAAGCTATTGCTCCCATCATTGTTGATTCAGCTTTGTATCCAAAAGATAATGCATTTTCTCCAGAAGCTTGTGCTATATGACCTAAAGCTACTGAATTCTTTCCTGATGCATCTACTCTCTTTTTGGAATCTGTTTGATACAGTGCATTTCTTTCTCTTGCCGATGATCCTATCGCTATTGCATTTTCTCCACTTGATGTTGCATTTGTTCCTATAGCTATTGAACCTTTTTCTTTTGCTAATGCTGTTACCCCTTGTGCTATAGATTCATTTCCTAATGCTGTTGCACTTCTTCCATATGCCTGTGAATAATACCCTTCAGCATAACTTCCTGCTCCTATTGCTATAGCTGATGCTTTTGTTGCCCTTGCTTGAAAACCTATACCTACACCAAATACTGCCCCTTTACTTGATGAATGACTCCCTAAAGCTACTCCACCCTGTCCTGCATGAGAGAATGCTCCTAGGGCTACTCCTGTCCCTCTTTTTTTTGTAGTATCTAATATATTCCCTGGTACTTTATTATCCAATATTTTGGGTACACCTTTAGGATCATATTCTATTTTGGCTGAATTTCCACGAGTAAATCCATCTGTTCCATCTACGCCTTGTTGATTTTCTGTTGGATCTTTTTCATAATCCTCTGAATAAGATATATTACTTAAAAAGCTTCCTGTTATTAAAAAAGCAATAATAAGTCCTTTACTAATATTTATTTTCCTTTTAAGCCGTTTCTTCAATTCACCTTCTATTTTAAAATTTTTAATCATATCACTTTCTCCCGTTTAAATTATTTTTTTTCACAA
The sequence above is a segment of the Streptobacillus ratti genome. Coding sequences within it:
- a CDS encoding YadA-like family protein, whose protein sequence is MIKNFKIEGELKKRLKRKINISKGLIIAFLITGSFLSNISYSEDYEKDPTENQQGVDGTDGFTRGNSAKIEYDPKGVPKILDNKVPGNILDTTKKRGTGVALGAFSHAGQGGVALGSHSSSKGAVFGVGIGFQARATKASAIAIGAGSYAEGYYSQAYGRSATALGNESIAQGVTALAKEKGSIAIGTNATSSGENAIAIGSSARERNALYQTDSKKRVDASGKNSVALGHIAQASGENALSFGYKAESTMMGAIALGSESKTTVDKGVMGYVPSADKTLSGNAWQSTHAALAIGNGSTVTRQITGLAAGKEDTDAVNVAQLKALATKLEDDKKTYFHVNTGTHNGGDKSSNLGKIGEAAGAEGKYSITAGMKANAKEEASIAIGYNSKSLKKHTIAVGMHANSEGEASISIGYGAKTSNNYSISLGRYAESKGTDSLSIGSESVAEKNSAIAIGRKAKSKEDGSISIGQSSQSFKSNSITFGTSAMTNGESSIAVGTNSKSEGAHAIAIGKESRSEKLDALSIGHQAVTTAERTIALGSYSKATKDYGIAIGLWSEAAAMNAIAIGGNAMSKASGSIAIGVSSKVEEDAINGIAIGKSSKSSKEHSIAIGTNTEAKDDGAIALGDNAKAVKNAISIGKESKSSDENSIAFGYNSEAKGKHSISIGAYAVSENTNDISLGLYAKAKGGKSIAIGQSSEALKSDSIAIGRHSKVTVDESVAIGSESETKTPVASLNVTIENLKYGNFAAPNVSHVVAIGSKNKERQLQYVGAGQVSKDSTDAINGSQLFATNNILGKFANKTKSIFGGNANLAENGELTFTNIGGTNKDTIHEAIKSLDDKITKSIAEYGFNVMAGKEGTGTSSGENKTKLLKDELLTLKAGDNLSITQAGKDFTYALSKTLKDLTSAEFNGTSGGKVKITGDEISINNGSDKVKITKDGLDNGGKVLKNIGDGKNDTDAVNKKQLDEVEKKIDTSKKELENKIDESKKEIEKNKKEIENKIDDTKKELEKKIEDNKKEVDKKIDETKKELEEKITKNDEKIESTKKDLTDKIDKATKTLKTDITANSGEEANKTKGPVTLTSKKSNEGHNIYDISLSTTQLKSSSGGKVEKLSDEDSKKVANAGEVSKAINALGNNSISFGGDSGETDKQSLNKDGGLNFKISGSGYIKTEAKGNEVKVDLTDKAKKDIEKGIAANSGVANAIAMANLPQMSGIGHNLSGSYGYYNGEHAFAIGLSGMNDRANLVYRASGSLNTRGHISLGAGLGYQFESVGNRNKEMLKLQRNGNINLLDEKVYELDKEFKVLEEKVKVIEENNKTLENRINELERLMQKK